A DNA window from Brassica napus cultivar Da-Ae chromosome C1, Da-Ae, whole genome shotgun sequence contains the following coding sequences:
- the LOC106434996 gene encoding O-fucosyltransferase 29, producing MSLAEVWRSSARLVTTNSPQLNGGGGNKSALWKWRSFSGQPKRTVMWTWVCGFMLFTLGVISLFTGHVVSHLEWYSQQLSKRSLLDMSRREPIDVWKSKYSKFFYGCSERGRNFPPAVQEHRSNGYLLIAASGGLNQQRTGITDAVVVARILNATLVVPELDHHSYWKDDSDFNDIFDVNWFIASLTKDVTIVKRVPDRVMRSMEKPPYTMRVPRKSTPEYYLDQVLPILSRRHVLQLTKFDYRLANDLDEDMQKLRCRVNYHALRFTKRIQSVGMKVVKRMRKMAKRFIAVHLRFEPDMLAFSGCDFGGGEKERAELAEIRKRWDTLPDLDPLEERKRGKCPLTPHEVGLMLRALGFANDTYIYVASGEIYGGEKTLSPLRELFPNFYTKEMLANDELKPLLPFSSRLAAIDYIVSDESDVFITNNNGNMAKILAGRRRYMGHKRTIRPNAKKLSALFMDREKMEWHTFAKKVKSCQRGFMGDPDEFKPGRGEFHEYPQACICQRPFSYDKTSKEDEEDDNIPEEVHNNNITRHGHLSSADNERDEVFPD from the exons ATGAGCCTAGCTGAGGTGTGGAGGTCGAGCGCGAGGCTCGTAACGACGAACTCGCCTCAGCTCAACGGCGGCGGCGGAAACAAGAGCGCGTTATGGAAGTGGCGATCTTTCTCGGGCCAGCCCAAGAGAACGGTAATGTGGACATGGGTTTGTGGGTTCATGCTTTTCACCTTAGGGGTCATCTCACTCTTCACCGGTCATGTTGTCTCCCACCTCGAGTGGTACTCTCAGCAACTAAGCAAACGGAGCTTACTG gatATGAGCCGTAGGGAACCAATTGATGTATGGAAGTCGAAATATTCAAAGTTCTTCTATGGATGCAGTGAAAGAGGAAGGAACTTCCCAC CTGCGGTCCAGGAGCACCGTTCTAATGGGTATTTGCTGATTGCGGCTAGTGGAGGTCTGAACCAGCAAAGAACAGGA ATAACAGATGCGGTGGTTGTTGCACGGATTCTTAATGCTACTTTAGTGGTACCTGAGTTGGATCACCATTCTTATTGGAAAGATGACAG TGactttaatgatatttttgatGTTAACTGGTTCATCGCTTCCCTTACAAAAGACGTGACTATAGTAAAGAGAGTACCTGACAGAGTCATGAGGTCGATGGAGAAACCTCCTTATACCATGCGTGTGCCTCGAAAGTCTACTCCTGAGTATTATCTCGACCAAGTATTGCCAATTCTCTCCAGGAGACAT GTTCTACAATTGACAAAGTTCGACTACAGACTAGCAAATGATCTAGACGAAGACATGCAGAAGTTGCGCTGCAGGGTCAACTACCATGCCTTAAGATTCACAAAGCGAATACAATCAGTTGGAATGAAAGTGGTCAAGAGGATGAGAAAGATGGCCAAACGTTTTATTGCTGTCCACTTGAG GTTTGAGCCTGACATGCTAGCCTTTTCTGGTTGTGACTTCGGCGGAGGTGAAAAAGAGCGAGCTGAGCTTGCAGAAATACGAAAACGATGGGACACTTTACCT GATCTGGACCCTCTGGAGGAAAGAAAGCGTGGGAAATGCCCTCTTACTCCTCACGAAGTGGGCTTAATGCTGCGCGCTCTCGGTTTCGCTAATGACACGTACATCTACGTTGCGTCTGGAGAGATATATGGTGGTGAGAAGACACTGAGTCCACTCAGAGAGCTGTTCCCAAACTTCTACACCAAGGAAATGCTTGCCAATGATGAGCTCAAGCCTTTGCTTCCCTTTTCTTCACGCCTTGCCGCCATTGACTACATTGTCAGCGACGAAAGTGATGTCTTTATCACTAACAATAATGGAAACATGGCCAAGATTCTTGCAGGCCGAAG GAGGTACATGGGGCATAAGAGGACCATCAGGCCGAATGCAAAGAAGCTTAGTGCTTTGTTCATGGACCGTGAAAAGATGGAGTGGCACACTTTCGCCAAGAAAGTTAAATCTTGTCAGCGAGGCTTCATGGGTGATCCTGATGAGTTCAAGCCAGGACGCGGTGAGTTCCATGAGTACCCGCAGGCTTGCATTTGTCAGAGACCCTTTTCTTACGACAAAACATcgaaggaagatgaagaagatgacaaCATACCAGAAGAGGTCCACAACAACAATATCACTAGACATGGACATTTGTCTTCAGCTGATAATGAGCGCGACGAAGTTTTCCCAGACTAG
- the LOC106434994 gene encoding heat shock 70 kDa protein 17-like — MGKMFTVLVVFFSFLSLLPLPSESAVSSVDLGSEWVKVAVVNLKRGQSPISVAINEMSKRKSPALVAFHSGDRLLGEEAAGITARYPNKVYSQLRDMVGKPFKHVKDFIDSVYLPFDIVEDSRGAVGIKIDDGATVYSVEELLAMILGYGSDLAEFHAKVPVKDMVVSVPPYFGQAERRGLIQASQLAGVNVLSLVHEHSGAALQYGIDKDFSNGSRHVIFYDMGSSSTYAALVYYSAYSEKEFGKTVSVNQFQVKDVRWDSGLGGQSMEMRLVEYFADEFNKQLGNGVDVRKFPKAMAKLKKQVKRTKEILSANTAAPISVESLHDDRDFRSTISREKFEELCKDLWERSLTPLKDVLKHSGLKIDDIYAVELIGGATRVPKLQSTIQEFIGKQDLDKHLDADEAIVLGSALYAANLSDGIKLKRRLGIVDGSPYGFLVELEGPNVKKDESTKQQLVPRMKKLPSKMFRSFVLDKDFDVSLAYDSEDILPPGITSPVFAQYSVSGFAVATEKYSSRNLSAPIKANLHFSLSRSGILSLDRGDAVIEITEWVEVPKKNVTVDNNTTSTTGNASTGAPSDENLQENKEELQADAENSSASNTTTEEPAVVDLGTEKKLKKRTFRVPLKVVEKTVGPGAPFTKESLDAAKIKLEALDKKDRERRRTAELKNNLESYVYATKEKLETPEFEKVSTQEERKAFVEKLDEVQDWLYMDGEDANATEFLDRLDSLKAIGSPISLRSEELTARPVAVEYAQKYLTEVKEIIKEWETNKTWLPRGKIDEVSKEAEKVKSWLEKNEAEQKKSALWSKPVFTSDEVYAKVFTLQDKVTKVNRIPKPKPKPKIEKATKKENTSKEEEQSKSPDSTSSSESESANEEEGSHEEL; from the exons ATGGGGAAGATGTTTACAGTGTTAGTAGTGTTCTTCTCATTTCTCTCGTTACTCCCTCTTCCATCGGAATCAGCGGTTTCGAGTGTGGATCTAGGTTCGGAATGGGTAAAAGTCGCAGTAGTTAACCTGAAACGAGGACAGAGCCCAATCTCTGTAGCCATCAACGAGATGTCCAAGAGGAAATCCCCAGCTTTGGTAGCATTCCACTCTGGCGACAGATTACTAGGCGAGGAAGCTGCAGGGATCACTGCTCGTTACCCGAACAAAGTTTACTCACAGCTTAGGGACATGGTTGGGAAGCCTTTCAAACACGTCAAGGATTTTATCGATTCTGTCTACTTGCCGTTTGATATCGTGGAAGATTCTAGAGGTGCGGTTGGTATTAAGATTGATGATGGTGCAACTGTTTACTCGGTGGAGGAGTTGTTGGCTATGATCTTGGGGTATGGATCAGACTTGGCTGAGTTTCATGCGAAGGTTCCGGTTAAGGATATGGTTGTTTCGGTTCCGCCTTACTTTGGGCAGGCTGAGAGACGGGGTTTGATCCAGGCTTCTCAGTTGGCTGGGGTTAATGTCCTCTCACTCGTTCATGAGCATTCCGGTGCGGCTTTGCAGTATGGGATTGATAAGGATTTCTCTAATGGGTCGAGacatgttatattttatgaCATGGGTTCGAGTAGTACTTATGCAGCTCTTGTCTATTACTCAGCTTACAGTGAGAAGGAATTTGGCAAGACTGTTTCTGTCAATCAGTTTCAG GTCAAGGATGTAAGATGGGACTCGGGACTTGGAGGACAGAGTATGGAGATGCGCTTGGTAGAGTACTTTGCAGATGAGTTTAATAAACAGCTCGGTAATGGAGTTGATGTCAGGAAGTTCCCTAAAGCAATGGCTAAACTGAAAAAACAAGTCAAACGTACGAAGGAAATTCTGAGTGCAAACACTGCCGCTCCAATATCTGTTGAGTCTCTCCATGATGATCGTGACTTCAG GAGCACGATTTCCCGTGAGAAGTTTGAGGAACTATGCAAAGATCTTTGGGAGAGATCTCTTACACCTTTAAAAGATGTGCTCAAGCATTCAGGTTTGAAGATTGATGATATATATGCAGTGGAGCTAATAGGAGGAGCTACTAGAGTCCCCAAACTACAG AGCACGATCCAGGAATTTATTGGGAAGCAAGATTTAGACAAGCATTTGGATGCTGATGAGGCTATTGTCCTTGGGTCAGCACTATATGCTGCTAACTTGAGCGATGGAATCAAATTGAAACGTAGGCTAGGTATAGTTGATGGTTCCCCCTATGGTTTCTTAGTTGAGTTGGAAGGTCCAAATGTCAAGAAAGATGAGAGCACAAAGCAACAACTCGTACCACGGATGAAAAAGCTACCGAGCAAG ATGTTCAGATCCTTTGTCCTTGACAAAGATTTTGATGTGTCACTTGCATATGATTCGGAGGATATCCTACCCCCAGGAATTACCTCCCCTGTGTTTGCACAGTATTCTGTATCTGGCTTTGCGGTTGCAACTGAGAA GTACTCTTCCCGCAATTTATCAGCACCTATCAAGGCAAATTTGCATTTCTCTTTAAGTAGAAGTGGGATTCTCAGTCTAGATCGGGGAGACGCTGTCATTGAAATCACAGAATGGGTAGAAGTTCCTAAGAAGAACGTGACTGTTGATAATAACACAACCTCAACAACAGGGAATGCCTCTACTGGAGCTCCCTCTGACGAGAATttacaagaaaacaaagaagagCTACAAGCTGATGCTGAAAACAGCAGTGCTTCAAATACAACCACAGAAGAACCAGCTGTGGTTGACTTGGGCAcagaaaaaaaactgaagaagcGAACATTCAGGGTTCCTCTGAAG GTAGTTGAGAAAACTGTTGGACCTGGAGCACCTTTTACGAAAGAGTCTCTTGATGCAGCTAAGATAAAATTAGAAGCCTTAGACAAGAAAGATagggaaagaagaagaacagcCGAGTTGAAAAACAACCTTGAATCTTATGTTTATGCTACCAAAGAGAAG CTAGAAACACCCGAATTTGAAAAGGTTTCCACCCAAGAAGAGCGCAAGGCTTTCGTTGAGAAGCTTGATGAG GTGCAAGATTGGCTTTACATGGATGGAGAAGATGCTAATGCCACTGAGTTTCTGGACCGGCTTGACTCACTAAAAGCCATAGGCAGTCCCATATCTTTGCG GTCAGAGGAGCTTACAGCACGACCAGTAGCAGTTGAATACGCTCAAAAATACCTAACCGAAGTGAAAGAG ATCATAAAAGAGTGGGAGACGAACAAAACTTGGCTTCCGAGAGGAAAAATCGACGAG GTGTCAAAGGAAGCAGAGAAAGTAAAAAGCTGGTTGGAGAAGAATGAAGCTGAGCAGAAAAA GAGTGCTCTGTGGAGCAAGCCAGTATTCACCTCAGATGAAGTGTACGCCAAAGTATTTACTCTGCAAGACAAG gtGACGAAGGTTAATAGGATACCAAAGCCAAAGCCAAAGCCAAAGATAGAGAAAGCAACCAAGAAGGAGAACACATCCAAGGAGGAGGAACAATCAAAGTCCCCAGACTCCACCAGTTCTTCTGAATCTGAATCAGCCAATGAAGAAGAAGGGAGCCACGAGGAGCTttga